A window of Burkholderiales bacterium genomic DNA:
ACGGGGGTCGTGGCTACCGGGGCCTGGGCATTCCGGGGGGAGCCATGCCGCGCCCGGGCATGGTCCCAGGCGCGGGCCCGCCCCGATTCGGACCGGCCGAGGGAGCCGGCGAGTCTTCCGCGGTCGATTCGGCCTCGCCGGCGACGACCAGCATCGTCAGCGCCAGCGGCAGGGCCTTGACGTCGATGTTGACGCGCGTCCCGGTCACGAACCGGGTCTTGCCGCCGTAGCGAATGGTTGCGTGCAGCGAATAGATGCCGCCCACCGCGGTCCGCGCGGGATCGAACGGCAGCGTGAACGGCAGCGGCACCTGGCGCCCGGCGGTGGGAATCGTGTTCGTCGCGATCTTGACCGGACGGTCGGGACGGCTGACCTCGATCAGCTCCATGACGAGTTCAGCGTCGTCCGGCAGCGCCACCTTCTCCCGGTAGACGACCGAACCGCGGATGACGTGTGCCGCGGACACGGACGCGTTCGTCGCCGACCCTCCCGCCGGCTCGACCGTGGCGCAACCGGGAATCATGATGACCGCCAGCGCGGAAGCGAGCGTGGCCGACAGCGGACGCAGACGTGGAAGGGTTTTCATAAGGGTGCGAACGATGCCACGGCCGGACGCCGTGCGCAACTTCCGATCAGGGCGATGGTGGGGAGGCCGGGCGCACGGACGCACGGGCCGCTTCGTGGGGCGGAACCTGGAACACTTCGCGGAGATAGGCGACGTAGGAAGGATCATAGTCCATCGACTTCGACGGCTCGTCGCTGATCTTCGCGACCGGCTGGCCGTTGCAGCGGGTCATCTTGATCACGATCGACAGCGCCGGGTGCCCGAGATCGTTGGTGAGGTTGGTCCCGATCCCGAACGCCACCTGACTGCGTCCGCGGAACCGCTCGAAGAGGCGGATCGCGAGCGGCACGTCGAGCTGGTCGGAGAACACCATGACCTTCGACTTCGGGTCCACGCGCATCGACTTGTAGTGCGCGAGCAGCTTCTCGCCCCACTCGAACGGATCGCCGGAGTCGTGACGCACGCCGTCGAACAGTTTGCAGAAATAGAGGTCGAAGTCGCGCAGGAACGCGTCCATGCCGCAGACGTCGGACAGCGCGATCCCGAGGTCGCCGCGATACTCCTTGGCCCAGGTGTCGAACGCGAAACGCTGCGAGTCGCGCAACCGCGGACCGGCCGCCTGGCAGGCCTGCAGGTACTCGTGCGCCATGGTGCCGAGCGGCGTGAGATCGTGACGGCGCGCGAGGTCGACGTTGCTCGTGCCGACGAACTTCGGCCCGATGCCGGCCTTGAGCGTCGCGACGACCTCCTCCTGCCAGTCGCGCCCGTGGCGCCGGCGCGTCCCGTAGTCGGCGATGCGGAAATCGGGATCGGCCACGGCGTTGATCCGCGCGATCTTCGCCGCGAGGCGCCGCCGTCCTTCGTCGCGGTCCGGCGACGGGTATCGGCGCCGGTTCCACGACTCCGACACGATCGAGAGCAGCGGGACCTCGAACATGATCGTGTGCAGCCACGGCCCCTTGATCGCGATGTCGATCTCTCCGGGATGGCCCTCGCGCGGCTTGACGCTCACGAAGCGCGCGTCGAGGCGGAAGAGTCCGAGCAGGTCGATGAAATCGCTCCTGAAGAACCGCCAGCGGCGCAGGTAGTCGAGTTCGTCGGCCGTAAAACCGAGCGAGCACAGGTCGGCGATGCCGCGCTCGATGTCCGGAATCGAGGACACCAGGTCGACGCCCGGCGTACGGCACTGGAACCGGTACTCGACCTGCGCGCCGGGAAAATGATGCAGCACGACCTGCATCATCGTGAACTTGTAGAGGTCGGTGTCGAGGAGCGAGCGGATGATCACGGGTCGCGGCGGTGCGCCGGGAGGGGGTTCGATGATACCGCCGTCGGTCCGCCGGGACGCTGCGCATCCACCACCTTCACGCGAAACGCGAGCGCGATGGCCACCAGCGTGAACGCGGTGGCGAGCCAGCCGACGCCGCCGTAGCCGGTCAGCGACCCGTCCGGGGCCTCGCCGATCATGGCGCCCGCGACGAACGCCGCCATGCCGGCGCCGAACTGCTGGACCGCGGCGTTGAGGCTCATGAAACTGCCGCGCACGCGCGCTTCGGCGCTCCCCGAAACGAGCGCCATCGCCGGCCCGAACCGGCCGGTCGCGAGCACCATGAACGCCACCGACACCGGCAGGAAGGCGGCGAGCGTGGCGCGCGGCATGTGGGTCAGAACGAGGATCGCCGGGATCGAGGCGAGCGCGACCACGGCGAACACGCGCTGCTTGCCGTAGCGGTCGGCGAGGTGTCCGATCACCTGCGCGGTGAAGAGCGTCGCGAGCCCGCCGGCGGCGTACATCACCGGAAGCTCGGCCTCGGTGATGCCCACGTTCGCGACCGAGTAGGCGGCGATGAACGGGATCACGGTGAACCCCGCGAACATCAGCGAAACGACGAACGCGAACGCCCGCCAGTGGTTGGGGACGACGACGACCGATCGCAGGCGCGCGAGCGCTCCGTGCGAACGGCCGTGTTCGACGTGCCCGGCGATCGGCGGGACCACGCGCCAGGCGAGCGTGCCGACGACGATCGCCACCGACGCGACGCCGAGGAACGGCGTGCGCCAGGTGAAATGGGCGGCGAGCCACAGCCCGACCGGCACGCCGGCGATGGCGGCCAGCGAGAACGCGCTCGCCACGAGGGCGTTGGCGCGCGCGCGGCGCGCCCAGGGGATCACGTCGGCGACGATCGCGAGGATCAGCGCGCCGACCACACCCCCGAAGGCGCCGGCCAGCACGCGCGCGGCGAGCAGCGCCTCGTAACCCGGCGCAACGCCGCACAGCGCGGTCGCGACCGTGAAGCCGGCGTAGACCACGAGGAGCGCGTGGCGGCGGTCGTAGCGGTCGATCACGAACACCGCGAGGAGCCCGCTCGCCGACGCGGCGAAGGTGTAGACCGAGACCAGCGCTCCGAACGCCTTCGGGCCGATGTCCCACAGCCGCATGAGTTGCGGCGCGAGCGGCATCATGATCATGAAGTCGACGACGTGCGTGAACTGCACGGCGGCGAGCGTGCCGAGCAGCGCGAGTTCGCGCGGGCGCGAGAGTTCGCTCAACGCGGCGTCGCCCCGGGCGCCGGTGCGGCGGGCGCGGCGGCACCGCCGGCGGGGCCGCGGCGAGGCCGACGGCGCCCGTCAGGCTGCCGGCGGCGGTCGTCCCCGCGATCGCCGGGCCAACCACCCGCCGGCAGGCGTCTCCCATCCATGCCCATGCCGGCAAGGATCGCACATCCGCGGTTCGCGACGCCTCGACAACGGCACGTGCTTCGCTATCATGCCGGGCATGCTCGTCAACTGCGTCGCCTACCAGAACGGCCGCAAGCTCGCCGACATCCCGATCGACGACATCAGCGATTACGTGGGACGGCCCGACTGCTTCGTCTGGGTCGCCGCCGCCGATCCTCCCGACGGCGAGATCGACAAGCTGGCCCAGGAATTCGGATTGCACGAACTCGCGGTCGAGGACGCGAAGCGCCCGCACCAGCGACCCAAGCTCGACGAATACGGCGACGACCTCTTCGCGATCCTGCGCACGGTCGAGCGCGCCACGCCCGACGCCGAACTCTCGGAAGGCCAGGTGGCGGTCTTCATCGGCCGGAACTACGTGCTCTCGGTGCGCAAGAACGTGCTGAAGGGCTTCACCGACGTGCGCGTGCGCAACGAACGCGAACCCGAACTGCTGCGCCACGGCTCGGGCTACGTGTTCTACGCGCTGATGGACGCGGTCGTCGATCGCTATTTCCCGATCCTCGATTCGCTCGAGGAGGAACTCGAGCGGCACGAGGAGGCCATCTTCCGCTCGACGCCGACGCGCGCCAGCATCGAGGCGTTCTACGACCTCAAACACGAGGTCATGACGCTCAAGCACGCGGTCGGTCCGCTGATGGAGGTCGCGGGCAAGCTCTACGGCGGGCGCGTGCCGGCGCTCTGCGCCGGGCTGGGCGAGTACTTCCGCGACGTCTACGACCACCTGAACCGCGTGAACGCCGCGGTCGAGCAGATGCGCGAAATGCTGCAGACCGCGATCTCGGTGTCGTTCACGCTGATCAACCTCGCGGAGAGCGAGACCACCAAGCGGCTCGCCGCCTGGGGTGCGCTGATCACCATCCCGACGCTCATCGCCGGCGTCTACGGCATGAACTTCGAGCACATGCCGGAGCTCAAGTGGCTCTTCGGCTACCCGTTCGCGGTGGGGATGATGGTGGCCATCGACGGCTACCTCGTCTACCGGTTCCGCAAGGCCGGGTGGCTCTGAGGCGGGGCGCGCACCCGGACGCCTCCCGTTGCGTCCGATGCGCTGCGCCGGCGGAGGCTATCGCCGGCTCTCGGCGACCGGAATGACGCGTTTGCCCACCGCGCGCGGCGCGCGCGGCCAGTCGGGCTGCAGCGTGACGTGCCGGATGGCGTAGCGCTCGCGCAGGTGGCGCTGCGCCGCCGCGAGCACCGCGGGCCACGCCTCGCCCGACGCGACGCCCATGTGCGCGGAGAGCGACACTTCGTCGGCGCCCATCGACCAGATGTGCAGGTCGTGCACGTCGCGCACGCCGGGTATCGCGGCGAGCGAGCGTCCGATCGCGGCATAGTCGAGATGCGAGGGCACGCGCTCCATCAGCACGTCGGTCGTCTGCCGCAGGAGGCGCCAGGTGGAGCGCAGGATGAGGAGCGCGACGACGATCGACAGGATGGGATCGATCGGCGTCCAGCCGGTGACGAGGATCACCGCGCCCGCGACGATCGCCGCGACCGAACCCAGCAGGTCCCCCATCACGTGCAGCAGCGCGGCGCGCGTGTTCACCGAGCCCGACGAACTCGACAGCCGCCACGCGACGAACAGGTTGACCGCGAGGCCGACGAGCGCCACGCCGAGCACCGTGGCGCCCGCGACCGGCTGCGGTGCGAGGAGCCGGTGCACCGCCTCGACTCCGATCGCCACGACGATCGCGAGCATCGCCATCGCATTGACGAACGCCGCGAGCACCTCCGCGCGCCCGTGGCCGAACGACGCCCGCGCGGTCGGCGGCCGGCTCGCGTAGGCGTGCGCGAACAGCGCGAGGCCGAGCGACGCCGCGTCGGTGGCCATGTGTCCGGCGTCCGACAGCAGCGCGAGCGATCCGGCGAACCAGCCGGCGAGCGCCTCGACGAGCGCGAAGCCGCCGGTGAGCGCGAGCGCGAGCACGAGCGCGCCGCGGGCCGCGGCATGCCCGCCTCCGGCGCCGTGGTCATGGTCGGGCGCGTGCGCGTGGGCGTGTCCGTGCCGTCGCGGCAACGGTGCGTGGTCGTGGTGGTCGTGGGGCATGGCGGTGCTCGCGCCCCATTCTCCCCCACCCCGACGCGGGCGGCCAGGCCGGCATGCTCCGGGGACCCTGCTCCCCTCCGGCGACGCGACGGCGGCGACCCGCTACTCGCGTAGCCGCACCGGCCCCGCATTCCGAGGGCGCTTCGCGGTGAACCGCGCGTAGTACGCGGCCATGCGCGCGACGTCCGCATCGGCATCGTCCGTCGTCTCGATCCACGCTCCGATGCCGATCTCCCGCGCACGGTAGTCGACGAAGGCGAGTCCGATCGGCACGCGGGCCTCGCGCGCGAGATGCCAGAATCCGCTCTTCCAGTGCGGCGCCGCCGACCGCGTGCCCTCCGGCGCGATCGCGAGGCGAAACTCGACGTGCGCCTCGAACGCGGCACGCATCTGCCCGACGAACCCCGTGCGTTCGCGGCGGTTGACCGGGATGCCGCCCCAGCGGCGGAACCAGGGGGCGAGCGGCGTGGCGAACAACGTGTCCTTGCCGGCCCAGCGCACATCGATGCCGACGACGGCTTTCGCGCACAGGCCGATCGCGAAGTCCCAGTTCGACGTGTGCGGGTAGAACACGACGACGCATTTCGGCGGAGCAGGCCCGGCCAGCACGACGCGCCAGCCGACCGCGCGGAGCGCGAGCCACGCGGCCCGGGCGCCCACGCCCGGCGCGCGGGGCGAAGAGAGCGCCGGCGCGCCGGAGATCGTCGAGGTGTCGTCCACGGAGCATCGTGCGGTGCCGCCCACGCTGCCGCGCCGCCCGGCCGAGTCTAGCAGGGGACCGCGCGCTAGAATCCCCGGATGGTCCCCGCGCTGCGAAAGCCGACCGTCCTGGCCGCCGATGCGCTGCTGCCGCAGACGCAGTGCACGCGCTGCGGCTATCCCGACTGCGTCGCGTATGCCCGCGCGATCGTCGACGACGATGCGCCGATCAACCGCTGCCCGCCCGGCGGCGAGGCGACGCTCGAGGCACTGGCCGCACTGACCGGGCGCGAACCCCTGCCGCTCGACCCCGCGTGCGGTGCGCCCGCGGCGCTCGCCGTGGCGGTGGTCGACGAGTCGCGCTGCATCGGCTGCACCATCTGCATTCGAGCCTGCCCGGTCGACGCGATCCTCGGCGCGCCGAAGCGCATGCACGCGGTGCTCGAGGCGCTGTGCAGCGGCTGCGAACTGTGCATCGCGCCCTGCCCGGTCGACTGCATCGCGATGGTGCCGTCGTCGCGGCTGTGGAGCCCCGCCGACGCGAAGGCGGCGCGCCTGCGGCACGTCGCGCGCGACGCACGCCTCGCGCAGGGCGAACGGATCGCCGAACGACGCTCGGCGGCGCATCGGGACGATGCGCGGATGCGACGAGCGGCCGCGATCGCCGACGCGATCGAGCGGGCGAAGGCGCGACGCGCGAAGAACGCTGCCGTGCGATGAGCGCCGCCCGCCGGTCCGCCGCCCTGCTCGTGCTCGCCGCCGCGCTCGCCGCCTTTCCCGTGGAGGCCCAGGTGTCCGAAGCGATCGACCAGCTCTGGAACTACGACGATCCGGCGGCCTCGGAGGCGCGATTTCGAGCCGAGGCCGCGAAGGCCGATCCCCTCTCGCGCCAGGCGCTCGAACTGCAGACGCAGATCGCGCGCGCGCAGGGCCTGCAGCGGGCCTTCGATGCCGCGCACCGCACGCTCGACGCGGTCGAGGCGAAGCTCGACGGCGCGGCGATCCGCGTGCGGGTGCGCTACCTGCTCGAACGCGGGCGCGTGTTCAACTCGTCGGGTTCGCCCGAACGCGCCGTGCCGCTCTTCACCGACGCGGCGGCGGCCGCGGGCGCGGACCCGGAAGCCGGCGCCGAGTTCTACCGGATCGATGCGCTGCACATGCTGGGGATCGCCGCGCCGCCGGCCGCGCGCGCGAGCTGGAACCAGCAGGCGCTCGCGGCCGCCGAGCGATCGAAGGATCCGCGCGCGCGCGGCTGGCGAGCCTCGCTCCTGAACAACCTGGGCTGGCTGTATTTCGAACGCGGCGATCCGTCCACGGCGCTCGCCTACTGGCAGCGCGCGCTCCAGGCTCGCGAATCCATGGGCGACGCCACGCGCACCCGCATCGCCCGGTGGACCGTCGCGCGCGGCATGCGCGCCGTCGGCCGCCTCGACGAGGCGCAGGCGATCCAGACGGCGCTCGCCGACGAGCTGGACCGCGCCGGCGCGCCGGACGGCTACGTGTTCGAGGAACTCGCCGAGATCGCATCCGCGCGCGGCGATGGGGCCGCGGCATCGACCTGGGCGAGGCGCGCCCTTCCACTCCTCGCCTCCGACGCCGGCTTCGCCGCACGCGAACCCGCCAGGCTCGCGCGGCTGCAGGAGCTCGCCGCGGCGGGGGCGCCCGCGCCCAAGCCTCCGGAACGCGCGGCCGGAACCGCGCGCCAGTCGTGAACGACGCGAAGCGCCGCGAGATCTTCACGCGCTTGCGCGGAGCCAACCCGAGCCCGCGCTCGGAACTCGCGTACACGACGCCGTTCGAGCTGCTGGTGTCGGTCGTGCTCTCGGCGCAATCGACCGACAAGGGCGTCAACCGGTGCACGGCGAAGCTCTATCCGGTCGCGAACACGCCCGCGGCGATCGCGCGCCTCGGCGTCGAGGGATTGACGCCGTTCATCGCGTCGCTCGGGCTCTTCCGCAACAAGGCGAAGGCGGTCGTCGGGCTCGCCGAACTCATCGAGCGCGAGCACGGCGGCCAAGTGCCGCGCACGCGCGAGGCGCTCGAGCGCCTGCCTGGCGTCGGACGCAAGACCGCGAACGTCGTGCTGAACACCGCGTTCGGCGAGCCGGTCATCGCGGTGGACACCCACATCTTCCGCGTCGCCAACCGCACCGGACTCGCGCCGGGCAAGGACGTCGCGGAGGTCGAGCGCAAGCTCGAGCGCACGACGCCGCCGGAATTCCTGCGCGACGCGCATCACTGGCTCATCCTGCACGGCCGCTACGTGTGCGTCGCGCGATCGCCGAAATGCGGGTCGTGCCTGATCGCCGACCTCTGCGAGTTCCGCGACAAGAACCTGCCGGACGACGATCGATCCGCCAAGGCGGCCGCGAAACCGGTGCGCAAGCCGTCGACGCGGCCGCCGGCACCCCCCGCTCGCGGCCGCCAGCCGATGGCGAAGACCGCACGCGCCGGAGCGCGCCGCGGCCGTTCGCGCTGATGTTCACGCCCTCCCGCGACGAGGCGCGCCGGTTCCTGATCGGAGCCTGGGCGAAGTTCCGCGCGGGCGAGCCGCTCTCCGCGCTCGAACGCACGGCGGCATCGCTCATCGCGATGCATCCCGAGTACCACGCGATGATCGAGGACGGCGAACGGCACCTCGAACGCGACTTCGCGCCGGAGGGCGGCGCGACCAACCCGTTCCTGCACCTGTCGCTGCACCTCGCGGTGGCCGAGCAACTCGCGATCGACCAGCCGCCGGGCCTTCGCGCCGAGTACCAGCGGCTCGCCGCGGCGCACGGCGACGAGCACGACGCGCTGCACGCGGTGCTCGAATGCCTGGGCGAGACGATGTGGCAGGCGCAGCGCCTTGGCACCGGCCCCGACGCGACGGTCTACCTCGACTGCCTGCGGCGCCGGAGCTGACCCGCCGGCGCGCGCACGCGCGGAGGGTGAGCTCCGGCGCGCCGCGCCCGGCCGGGCCGCGCAAACGAAGCGGGGCGCCGCAGCGCCCCGCTTCGTCGTTTGCGATTCCCGGTCAGTAGCGCGAGTGCAACGGACCGGTCTGTCCGGAGAAATAGGCCGCGACGTTGTCGATGTCCTTCGGCGTCAGGCCCGCCGCCATCGCGCTCATCACCGCGTTCTTGCGCGCCCCCGACTTGTAGTCGCGCAGCGCCTTCGCGAGGTAGTCCGGGTGCTGGCCCGCGAGCTTCGGATAATCGGGGAACTGCGCCGACAGGCCGTCCATGCCGTGGCAGGCCTGGCAGACTTCCTGCACCTTCTGCTTGCCGGCAGAGAGGTCGGCGGCGGCGACCGGTGCCGCGAACGCGAGCGCGGCGGCGAGGGTGGTGACGCGGAGCGTGGTCGTCATCACTTCACCTGCGTCGTCAGGCCGTGCTGCGCGTAGTACGCGGCGATGTTCGCCATGTCCTGGTCGGAGAGCGTGGCGGCGATGG
This region includes:
- a CDS encoding tetratricopeptide repeat protein: MSAARRSAALLVLAAALAAFPVEAQVSEAIDQLWNYDDPAASEARFRAEAAKADPLSRQALELQTQIARAQGLQRAFDAAHRTLDAVEAKLDGAAIRVRVRYLLERGRVFNSSGSPERAVPLFTDAAAAAGADPEAGAEFYRIDALHMLGIAAPPAARASWNQQALAAAERSKDPRARGWRASLLNNLGWLYFERGDPSTALAYWQRALQARESMGDATRTRIARWTVARGMRAVGRLDEAQAIQTALADELDRAGAPDGYVFEELAEIASARGDGAAASTWARRALPLLASDAGFAAREPARLARLQELAAAGAPAPKPPERAAGTARQS
- the corA gene encoding magnesium/cobalt transporter CorA; translated protein: MLVNCVAYQNGRKLADIPIDDISDYVGRPDCFVWVAAADPPDGEIDKLAQEFGLHELAVEDAKRPHQRPKLDEYGDDLFAILRTVERATPDAELSEGQVAVFIGRNYVLSVRKNVLKGFTDVRVRNEREPELLRHGSGYVFYALMDAVVDRYFPILDSLEEELERHEEAIFRSTPTRASIEAFYDLKHEVMTLKHAVGPLMEVAGKLYGGRVPALCAGLGEYFRDVYDHLNRVNAAVEQMREMLQTAISVSFTLINLAESETTKRLAAWGALITIPTLIAGVYGMNFEHMPELKWLFGYPFAVGMMVAIDGYLVYRFRKAGWL
- a CDS encoding cytochrome c; translated protein: MTTTLRVTTLAAALAFAAPVAAADLSAGKQKVQEVCQACHGMDGLSAQFPDYPKLAGQHPDYLAKALRDYKSGARKNAVMSAMAAGLTPKDIDNVAAYFSGQTGPLHSRY
- a CDS encoding RnfABCDGE type electron transport complex subunit B, translating into MVPALRKPTVLAADALLPQTQCTRCGYPDCVAYARAIVDDDAPINRCPPGGEATLEALAALTGREPLPLDPACGAPAALAVAVVDESRCIGCTICIRACPVDAILGAPKRMHAVLEALCSGCELCIAPCPVDCIAMVPSSRLWSPADAKAARLRHVARDARLAQGERIAERRSAAHRDDARMRRAAAIADAIERAKARRAKNAAVR
- a CDS encoding 1-acyl-sn-glycerol-3-phosphate acyltransferase, which codes for MDDTSTISGAPALSSPRAPGVGARAAWLALRAVGWRVVLAGPAPPKCVVVFYPHTSNWDFAIGLCAKAVVGIDVRWAGKDTLFATPLAPWFRRWGGIPVNRRERTGFVGQMRAAFEAHVEFRLAIAPEGTRSAAPHWKSGFWHLAREARVPIGLAFVDYRAREIGIGAWIETTDDADADVARMAAYYARFTAKRPRNAGPVRLRE
- a CDS encoding MFS transporter, with product MSELSRPRELALLGTLAAVQFTHVVDFMIMMPLAPQLMRLWDIGPKAFGALVSVYTFAASASGLLAVFVIDRYDRRHALLVVYAGFTVATALCGVAPGYEALLAARVLAGAFGGVVGALILAIVADVIPWARRARANALVASAFSLAAIAGVPVGLWLAAHFTWRTPFLGVASVAIVVGTLAWRVVPPIAGHVEHGRSHGALARLRSVVVVPNHWRAFAFVVSLMFAGFTVIPFIAAYSVANVGITEAELPVMYAAGGLATLFTAQVIGHLADRYGKQRVFAVVALASIPAILVLTHMPRATLAAFLPVSVAFMVLATGRFGPAMALVSGSAEARVRGSFMSLNAAVQQFGAGMAAFVAGAMIGEAPDGSLTGYGGVGWLATAFTLVAIALAFRVKVVDAQRPGGPTAVSSNPLPAHRRDP
- the nth gene encoding endonuclease III, with the protein product MNDAKRREIFTRLRGANPSPRSELAYTTPFELLVSVVLSAQSTDKGVNRCTAKLYPVANTPAAIARLGVEGLTPFIASLGLFRNKAKAVVGLAELIEREHGGQVPRTREALERLPGVGRKTANVVLNTAFGEPVIAVDTHIFRVANRTGLAPGKDVAEVERKLERTTPPEFLRDAHHWLILHGRYVCVARSPKCGSCLIADLCEFRDKNLPDDDRSAKAAAKPVRKPSTRPPAPPARGRQPMAKTARAGARRGRSR
- a CDS encoding DUF1841 family protein, with protein sequence MFTPSRDEARRFLIGAWAKFRAGEPLSALERTAASLIAMHPEYHAMIEDGERHLERDFAPEGGATNPFLHLSLHLAVAEQLAIDQPPGLRAEYQRLAAAHGDEHDALHAVLECLGETMWQAQRLGTGPDATVYLDCLRRRS
- a CDS encoding YbaY family lipoprotein, which translates into the protein MKTLPRLRPLSATLASALAVIMIPGCATVEPAGGSATNASVSAAHVIRGSVVYREKVALPDDAELVMELIEVSRPDRPVKIATNTIPTAGRQVPLPFTLPFDPARTAVGGIYSLHATIRYGGKTRFVTGTRVNIDVKALPLALTMLVVAGEAESTAEDSPAPSAGPNRGGPAPGTMPGRGMAPPGMPRPR
- a CDS encoding cation transporter → MPHDHHDHAPLPRRHGHAHAHAPDHDHGAGGGHAAARGALVLALALTGGFALVEALAGWFAGSLALLSDAGHMATDAASLGLALFAHAYASRPPTARASFGHGRAEVLAAFVNAMAMLAIVVAIGVEAVHRLLAPQPVAGATVLGVALVGLAVNLFVAWRLSSSSGSVNTRAALLHVMGDLLGSVAAIVAGAVILVTGWTPIDPILSIVVALLILRSTWRLLRQTTDVLMERVPSHLDYAAIGRSLAAIPGVRDVHDLHIWSMGADEVSLSAHMGVASGEAWPAVLAAAQRHLRERYAIRHVTLQPDWPRAPRAVGKRVIPVAESRR
- the pncB gene encoding nicotinate phosphoribosyltransferase; translation: MIIRSLLDTDLYKFTMMQVVLHHFPGAQVEYRFQCRTPGVDLVSSIPDIERGIADLCSLGFTADELDYLRRWRFFRSDFIDLLGLFRLDARFVSVKPREGHPGEIDIAIKGPWLHTIMFEVPLLSIVSESWNRRRYPSPDRDEGRRRLAAKIARINAVADPDFRIADYGTRRRHGRDWQEEVVATLKAGIGPKFVGTSNVDLARRHDLTPLGTMAHEYLQACQAAGPRLRDSQRFAFDTWAKEYRGDLGIALSDVCGMDAFLRDFDLYFCKLFDGVRHDSGDPFEWGEKLLAHYKSMRVDPKSKVMVFSDQLDVPLAIRLFERFRGRSQVAFGIGTNLTNDLGHPALSIVIKMTRCNGQPVAKISDEPSKSMDYDPSYVAYLREVFQVPPHEAARASVRPASPPSP